One genomic window of Caenorhabditis elegans chromosome I includes the following:
- the F49B2.6 gene encoding Aminopeptidase (Partially confirmed by transcript evidence): MLYEEGETHDGLSKCLFSTIWTPSNPYRHTSSHRRTRVCVAITFGLLMFGLGVSVGAFLHAVMFPDGSPSILSLPSFLKSDAPMDADNSTLINLRIAGAELGSSVELEDTTVGSEEEEMVEEGDEEEDEVEEKSEESEEEEEKIKKKRRGKKEKKEKVVEEVEEEEEHEETEEQEEEQSGEKFVKANKECTNITWYSSRLPRTAEPIDYDLTLHPNLTNGEVEASVSIRILIKNDTKLLILNAENLEMKSFDITKKGAKVKADFVKCAVMTQWAWKLAKRLHKGDHIVLTIYYSAQMKSDLQGLYFSTHLGTDGKKTKSAATQFEPTFARKMLPCFDEPNFKATFQVAIIRNPHHIARSNMNILISKEYKNGLIKDVFEKSVKMSTYLLAVAVLDGYGYIKRLTRNTQKAIEVRLYAPQDMLTGQSEFGLDTTIRALEFFEDYFNISYPLDKIDLLALDDFSEGAMENWGLVTFRDSALLFNERKASVVAKEHIALIICHEIAHQWFGNLVTMDWWNEVFLNEGFANYMEYKCVEHLFPDWSIMSRFYAENLAFSQEPDGFLSSRAIESDDDDSLLNLFDAINYHKAAAIIHMIAEMAGQKNFQNALVEYLNKYAYSNAIGVDLWKIVEKHANLQGTVSIPDLAKAYTTQVGYPLLTVERTDEGVLVHNQTRFLFAEGDKAEEKRGDWKWPIPISYRDSEHRRKKQHWIQADDKNVTWETTSNDWLILNTGGVGYFKVLYDPETYRKLVKQLQRNHTTISPIDRSMILVDSFDLSKTSLLNISVYFDLLEYVEKETDKMTWSIVGKQLRTIEALIEESDYLDIYQDFQRSLIMRLYESLDWDEQGANPNQKRLQVDIFAVACRLQIKDCTKQAYQRYLQWVSSGVRNPEHHMIALMEGVKQGETTAWERIWKAYKTATSPSEKNNIIGALTSTKDASLINRLLKYCLDGKIKANLIPRVFSYFSLNQSTRNIVWKFFKTHFEQFHGILGKGSLMASCVKCLAEPLSTETELEEVKEFLKSQKFAEDGLIKMEMTYEQIELNIQWRKLNEGQLGKWISRWDERRRTLYRRKRHRHHHKPLSVF, from the exons ATGCTATATGAAGAGGGAGAGACTCACGATGGGCTTAGTAAGTGCCTTTTTTCAA cGATCTGGACGCCCAGCAACCCCTACCGCCACACCTCATCCCACCGTCGAACCCGTGTATGTGTCGCCATCACATTTGGACTTCTGATGTTCGGACTAGGTGTCTCAGTTGGAGCATTCCTTCACGCAGTCATGTTTCCTGATGGATCCCCGTCCATTCTTAGCCTCCCGTCTTTCTTAAAATCTGATGCTCCGATGGATGCTGACAACTCGACTCTGATCAATCTTCGAATAGCTGGTGCCGAGCTAGGGAGTAGTGTTGAGCTGGAGGACACTACGGTGGGGAGTGAGGAAGAGGAGATGGTAGAAGAGGGAGATGAGGAGGAGGATGAGGTTGAAGAAAAGTCAGAAGAAAGTGAGGAGGAAGAGGAGAAGATCAAGAAGAAGAGAAGGgggaagaaggagaagaaggagaaggtCGTAGAGGAGGTAGAGGAAGAGGAAGAGCATGAAGAAACTGAGGAGCAGGAAGAGGAGCAGAGTGGAGAAAAGTTTGTCAAGGCTAATAAGGAG TGCACCAACATCACGTGGTACTCCTCACGACTTCCGCGCACCGCTGAACCAATCGACTACGACTTGACCCTCCACCCGAATCTTACGAATGGAGAGGTTGAGGCATCGGTCTCTATCAGAATATTGATTAAAAACGACACAAAGCTGTTGATATTGAACGCTGAGAATTTGGAGATGAAGAGTTTTGATATTACGAAAAAGGGCGCCAAGGTGAAGGCGgatttt GTAAAATGCGCGGTGATGACTCAGTGGGCCTGGAAGCTTGCAAAACGACTGCATAAAGGAGATCATATCGTTCTAACAATTTATTATAGTGCGCAG atgaaatccGATCTTCAAGGGCTATACTTCAGCACACATCTTGGAACGGACGGGAAGAAAAc aaaatcagcAGCAACACAGTTTGAGCCAACATTCGCCAGAAAGATGTTGCCATGTTTCGACGAGCCTAATTTTAAGGCAACATTCCAAGTGGCTATTATAAg AAACCCCCACCACATCGCAAGAAGCAACATGAACATCCTCATATCGAAGGAGTACAAAAACGGACTTATCAAGGATGTATTCGAGAAGTCTGTAAAAATGTCAACGTACCTATTAGCCGTGGCAGTTTTGGATGGCTATGGATACATCAAGAGGCTGACCAGAAATACGCAGAAAGCTATTGAAGTACGGCTTTATGCTCCTCAGGATATGCTCACCGGGCAGTCGGAGTTCGGGCTGGACACTACGATTCGCGCGCTGGAGTTTTTTGAAGACTATTTTAATATCAGTTATCCATTGGACAAAATTG ACCTCCTTGCCCTTGACGACTTCAGCGAGGGCGCTATGGAAAACTGGGGACTCGTCACATTTCGTGACTCTGCTCTACTATTTAACGAACGAAAGGCTAGCGTGGTGGCCAAGGAGCACATCGCTCTTATCATATGCCATGAGATTGCTCATCAGTGGTTCGGCAACCTTGTGACGATGGATTGGTGGAATGAGGTGTTCCTGAACGAGGGATTCGCCAATTATATGGAATACAAGTGTGTAGAGCATTTGTTCCCTGATTGGAGTATT ATGAGCAGATTCTACGCGGAAAACCTGGCATTCAGCCAGGAACCCGATGGATTCTTGAGCTCCCGAGCCATCGAGTCGGATGATGATGATAGTTTGTTGAACCTCTTCGATGCAATCAACTATCACAAGGCAGCGGCGATAATTCACATGATTGCTGAGATGGCTGGTCAGAAGAACTTTCAGAATGCATTGGTCGAATATTTGAACAAGTATGCCTATAGTAATGCGATTGGAGTGGATCTATGGAAGATCGTAGAGAAG CACGCCAACCTCCAAGGCACCGTGTCAATCCCAGATCTCGCAAAGGCCTACACCACCCAAGTCGGATATCCCCTGCTTACTGTAGAAAGGACGGATGAGGGGGTTCTGGTGCATAATCAGACACGATTCTTGTTTGCAGAGGGTGATAAGGCAGAGGAGAAGCGTGGGGATTGGAAATGGCCAATTCCGATTAGTtatag AGATTCCGAGCACCGACGGAAGAAGCAGCACTGGATTCAAGCGGATGATAAGAATG TTACCTGGGAGACCACCTCCAACGACTGGCTGATCCTTAACACAGGTGGTGTTGGATACTTCAAAGTTCTATACGACCCGGAGACCTATCGAAAGCTTGTGAAACAGCTGCAGAGGAACCATACT ACCATATCACCAATTGATCGATCAATGATTCTCGTGGACTCATTTGATCTTTCCAAAACATCACTTCTCAATATTAGTGTATACTTTGACCTGCTAGAATACGTAGAGA aagaaacAGATAAAATGACATGGTCAATTGTTGGCAAACAATTGCGAACCATTGAGGCGTTAATCGAGGAGTCGGACTATTTGGACATATACCAAGATTTTCAACGAAGCCTGATTATGAGGCTGTATGAGAGCCTGGATTGGGATGAGCAGGGAGCAAATCCTAATCAGAAACGACTTCAG GTGGACATTTTTGCGGTCGCTTGCCGCCTTCAAATCAAAGACTGCACGAAACAAGCCTACCAACGATATTTACAATGGGTTAGCAGTGGAGTCCGAAACCCCGAGCATCATATGATAGCCCTTATGGAGGGTGTGAAGCAGGGTGAAACAACGGCCTGGGAGCGGATATGGAAGGCTTATAAGACTGCAACAAGCCCATCGGAGAAGAATAATATTATTGGGGCATTGACGAGTACCAAGGATGCTTCACTGATTAACAG ACTCCTCAAGTACTGCCTGGACGGGAAGATCAAGGCGAACCTGATTCCACGTGTGTTCTCCTACTTCTCACTAAACCAGTCTACAAGGAAcattgtctggaaatttttcaaaacgcaTTTTGAACAGTTTCATGGAAT actcGGGAAGGGATCGTTGATGGCCAGTTGTGTGAAGTGTCTCGCCGAGCCATTGAGCACTGAAACCGAGTTGGAGGAGGTGAAGGAGTTCCTGAAGAGTCAGAAG TTCGCCGAAGACGGTCTCATCAAAATGGAGATGACTTACGAGCAAATCGAGCTGAACATCCAATGGCGAAAACTCAATGAAGGCCAGCTGGGCAAGTGGATCAGCAGATGGGATGAGCGTAGACGGACACTGTACAGACGGAAGAGGCATCGCCATCACCATAAACCTTTGTCCGTATTTTGA
- the Y105E8A.1 gene encoding Glutaredoxin domain-containing protein (Confirmed by transcript evidence), with protein sequence MAPLKVYVASATANPETKYRVQRTLMILDGLGIPFDSIDITKPEHAEQRRFMRENASKKGPNGAVLPPQFFYEDEYLGDYEDFDTSVEADTITEFLRLLPDAIGNRIRVNDANKCVAALFSKTQGAGVKCNH encoded by the exons ATGGCCCCACTGAAAGTCTACGTAGCAAGTGCCACTGCAAACCCGGAGACTAAATATCGAGTACAGAGAACTCTTATGATCCTTGACGGATTAGGCATCCCATTTGACTCAATCGACATTACGAAACCAGAACATGCCGAGCAACGGAGGTTTATGCGGGAGAATGCGTCGAAGAAGGGTCCGAATGGAGCAGTCTTGCCTCCACAGTTTTTCTATGAGGACGAGTATTTGggg GACTACGAAGACTTTGACACATCTGTGGAAGCTGACACAATTACAGAGTTTCTCAGATTACTGCCAGATGCTATT GGTAACCGAATCCGAGTGAATGATGCTAACAAGTGTGTGGCTGCGTTGTTCAGTAAGACGCAGGGCGCAG GAGTCAAATGTAACCACTAA
- the Y105E8A.1 gene encoding Glutaredoxin domain-containing protein (Confirmed by transcript evidence): protein MAPLKVYVASATANPETKYRVQRTLMILDGLGIPFDSIDITKPEHAEQRRFMRENASKKGPNGAVLPPQFFYEDEYLGDYEDFDTSVEADTITEFLRLLPDAIESNVTTNGAEAGGDDTGTTTAKSDEKKAEEDDEEDEEWDEDEGEDEEEGEEGSKEEKKKEEEVDASETITLAKPEAKKDEEEVVEDEELEGEDEEWDEDEEEGEEEEKA, encoded by the exons ATGGCCCCACTGAAAGTCTACGTAGCAAGTGCCACTGCAAACCCGGAGACTAAATATCGAGTACAGAGAACTCTTATGATCCTTGACGGATTAGGCATCCCATTTGACTCAATCGACATTACGAAACCAGAACATGCCGAGCAACGGAGGTTTATGCGGGAGAATGCGTCGAAGAAGGGTCCGAATGGAGCAGTCTTGCCTCCACAGTTTTTCTATGAGGACGAGTATTTGggg GACTACGAAGACTTTGACACATCTGTGGAAGCTGACACAATTACAGAGTTTCTCAGATTACTGCCAGATGCTATT GAGTCAAATGTAACCACTAATGGGGCAGAGGCTGGCGGAGACGATACAGGTACAACAACAGCAAAGTCCGATGAGAAGAAGGCAGAGGAGGATGATGAGGAGGATGAGGAATGGGATGAGGATGAGGGAGAGGATGAAGAGGAAGGAGAGGAAGGATCTaaggaagagaagaagaaggaggaaGAAGTAGATGCATCTGAAACGATAACTCTAGCGAAGCCAGAAGCAAAGAAGGATGAAGAGGAAGTAGTGGAAGATGAGGAGCTAGAGGGAGAGGACGAGGAATGGGATGAGGATGAAGAGGAAGGAGAGGAGGAAGAAAAGGCCTAG